Proteins encoded in a region of the Bacteroidia bacterium genome:
- a CDS encoding 50S ribosome-binding GTPase has protein sequence MELLRFTTAGSVDDGKSTLIGRLLYDSKAIFEDQMEAIERASLGRGEERVNLALLTDGLRAEREQGITIDVAYRYFATPRRKFIIADTPGHIQYTRNMVTGASTANLAVILVDARHGVVEQTIRHSFLASLLQIPHVIICINKMDLVDYSEERFAEITSKFLEFAAKFDIKDIRFVPISALNGDNVVKRSTKMDWYDGPTLLWLLDTIYISSDQNHIDSRLPVQYIIRPQNDEFHDYRGYAGRIAGGIFRKGDKVKVLPSGFVSTIKSIDTFEKSLEVATSSQSVTITLEDDVDVSRGDMIVKENNVPTISQDVDMMFCWFNPKPLQLKGRYVLRHTSNEVKCVINEVKYKVDINTMERNTEDKTVTMNEIGRISIRTQKPIFFDSYRKNRITGSVILVDEATNETVCAGMIV, from the coding sequence ATGGAACTTCTTCGTTTCACAACTGCAGGAAGTGTTGACGATGGAAAAAGCACTTTAATAGGAAGATTGTTATATGACAGTAAAGCAATTTTCGAAGATCAGATGGAAGCTATCGAAAGAGCTAGTCTTGGAAGAGGTGAAGAAAGAGTAAACTTAGCTTTGTTAACAGACGGACTTCGTGCTGAACGTGAACAAGGAATTACAATTGACGTTGCATATCGTTATTTCGCAACACCTCGCAGAAAATTTATTATTGCCGATACTCCCGGTCATATTCAGTACACCAGAAATATGGTAACAGGTGCCTCTACTGCTAATCTTGCAGTTATTTTGGTAGATGCCCGTCATGGTGTTGTGGAACAAACTATAAGACATTCTTTTCTTGCAAGTTTGTTACAAATTCCTCATGTTATTATTTGTATTAACAAAATGGATTTAGTTGATTACAGTGAAGAGAGATTTGCTGAAATTACAAGTAAATTTTTAGAATTTGCTGCAAAATTTGACATAAAAGATATTCGCTTTGTTCCAATTTCTGCATTAAATGGTGATAACGTAGTTAAACGTAGTACAAAAATGGATTGGTATGATGGTCCAACTTTACTATGGTTACTTGATACTATTTATATAAGTAGCGACCAGAATCACATCGATTCAAGATTACCAGTACAATACATTATCAGACCACAAAATGATGAATTCCACGATTATCGTGGATATGCCGGAAGAATTGCCGGTGGCATTTTCAGAAAAGGCGATAAGGTAAAAGTTTTACCAAGTGGATTTGTCTCAACAATTAAATCTATCGACACATTTGAAAAATCTTTGGAAGTTGCTACTTCGTCACAATCTGTAACAATTACTCTTGAAGATGACGTTGATGTTAGCCGTGGCGATATGATAGTTAAAGAAAACAACGTGCCAACAATTTCGCAGGATGTGGACATGATGTTCTGCTGGTTTAATCCAAAACCATTACAATTAAAAGGTCGCTATGTATTACGTCATACCTCAAACGAAGTTAAATGTGTTATCAACGAAGTTAAATATAAGGTTGACATTAACACAATGGAAAGAAATACCGAAGATAAAACAGTTACTATGAATGAAATCGGACGCATTTCTATTCGTACTCAAAAACCAATTTTCTTCGATTCTTACCGTAAAAACAGAATTACAGGTAGCGTTATTCTTGTTGATGAAGCAACAAATGAAACTGTTTGTGCAGGTATGATTGTTTAA
- a CDS encoding GNAT family N-acetyltransferase, which yields MIKVIKFDIQDTEKLHYALTIRREVFVKEQGVDKALEQDNLEDTAQHYLAYYHDLAVGTARWRITEEGIKFERFAVLHGYRNKKIGQALLDAALFDARTLNKTIYLHAQKSAVNFYLRNGFSPVGLPFFEAGIEHLSMQWFDDLF from the coding sequence ATGATTAAAGTAATAAAATTCGACATACAGGACACTGAGAAATTACATTATGCACTTACAATTCGCAGAGAAGTATTTGTTAAAGAGCAAGGTGTTGATAAGGCACTCGAACAAGATAATCTGGAAGATACAGCACAGCATTATCTTGCATATTATCATGATTTAGCAGTAGGAACTGCTCGATGGAGAATTACAGAAGAAGGTATTAAATTCGAAAGATTTGCAGTATTACATGGATATAGAAATAAAAAAATTGGACAAGCGCTATTAGATGCAGCATTATTTGATGCAAGAACATTGAATAAAACAATTTATTTACACGCACAAAAATCAGCAGTAAACTTTTATTTAAGAAATGGCTTTAGTCCTGTAGGTCTGCCTTTTTTTGAGGCAGGAATAGAACATTTGTCAATGCAATGGTTTGATGATCTTTTTTAA
- the cysC gene encoding adenylyl-sulfate kinase translates to MLTRKDKEALLSQQSICIWFTGLSGSGKSTLAIEFEKELHNRGFLVKLIDGDNVRTGINKNLGFSEEDRNENIRRIAEINKLFIENGIITINSFVSPTNNLRDLVKEIVGSSNYYLVYVNASLTVCEKRDVKGLYAKARKGEIPDFTGISAPFDEPMNAFLEINTSESDVKTCVNKLLSKFLPIIEYK, encoded by the coding sequence ATGCTGACACGCAAGGATAAAGAAGCACTTCTTTCTCAGCAAAGCATCTGCATATGGTTTACAGGATTATCAGGAAGCGGTAAAAGTACATTAGCTATTGAATTCGAAAAAGAACTTCACAACAGAGGATTTCTCGTTAAACTTATTGATGGCGACAATGTTAGAACCGGAATAAATAAAAATTTGGGATTTTCAGAAGAAGATCGTAACGAAAATATTCGCCGAATTGCTGAAATAAATAAATTATTTATCGAAAATGGCATTATAACAATTAACTCATTTGTTAGCCCTACAAATAATTTACGCGATTTAGTTAAAGAAATTGTAGGTTCTTCAAATTACTATTTAGTTTATGTAAATGCTTCATTAACTGTTTGCGAAAAACGCGATGTAAAAGGTCTTTATGCAAAGGCAAGAAAAGGAGAAATTCCGGATTTCACAGGAATAAGTGCACCTTTTGATGAACCAATGAATGCATTTCTTGAAATAAATACATCAGAATCGGACGTAAAAACATGCGTGAATAAACTACTAAGCAAATTCTTACCAATAATAGAATACAAATAA
- a CDS encoding peptide deformylase — protein sequence MILPIYGYGNAVLRDVAKDISKDYPGLKEFVANMFETMYEAEGVGLAAPQVGKSIRLFVIDAEPMEEDHKELVGFKKVFINAHIINEEGESWIYNEGCLSLPGIREDVRRKPVITVKYLDENFEQHEEVYDGIKARIFQHEYDHLDGILIPDRISQIRRALIKKKLNNIITGIVKVSYKMKFATKK from the coding sequence ATGATATTGCCTATCTATGGATATGGAAATGCAGTGCTTCGTGATGTAGCAAAAGATATTTCAAAGGATTATCCCGGCTTGAAAGAGTTTGTAGCAAATATGTTTGAAACGATGTATGAAGCTGAAGGAGTTGGCCTTGCGGCACCCCAGGTTGGAAAATCAATCAGGTTATTTGTGATTGATGCTGAGCCAATGGAAGAAGACCATAAAGAATTGGTTGGCTTCAAAAAAGTTTTTATTAATGCACATATAATAAATGAAGAAGGTGAATCATGGATATATAATGAAGGTTGTTTAAGTTTACCCGGAATCCGTGAAGATGTTCGTCGCAAGCCTGTAATTACTGTAAAATATTTGGATGAAAATTTTGAACAACATGAGGAAGTTTATGATGGTATTAAAGCGAGAATTTTTCAGCATGAATATGATCACCTTGATGGGATATTAATTCCTGACAGAATTTCGCAAATCAGAAGAGCACTAATTAAGAAAAAGCTTAATAATATTATTACAGGAATAGTAAAAGTAAGTTATAAAATGAAATTTGCAACTAAGAAATAA
- the hemW gene encoding radical SAM family heme chaperone HemW, with protein MAGIYFHIPFCKTRCSYCDFFSSVSEADITKIIAAEIKELDIKKNYIGDETVETIYFGGGTPSFIAEKNIEQLLNAVYKNYKVCDSPEITIEVNPDDIKTEKAKSFASFGINRISMGTQSFNDSILNFLNRRHNSEQAIESIDVLKQTGFNNISIDLIYGIPNLNIEEWGKTIDIALDLNIQHISAYHLSFERGTKIHKQLETKKIFALQDEESADQYSLLCEKLRSKCFEHYEISNFSLPEFNSKHNSSYWQGKKYVGIGPSAHSFNGDSRQWNVSEIGKYITRITTEKKYFTKENLSLNQKYNEFLLTRLRTNKGINLEDISALFGNNYAESFKKSILSLTKNNIVKSANNNIYNISEEKWFVSDNIISELCII; from the coding sequence ATGGCAGGCATATATTTTCATATCCCGTTTTGTAAAACCCGTTGCAGCTATTGTGATTTTTTTTCTTCTGTCTCTGAAGCAGATATTACCAAAATTATTGCAGCAGAAATTAAAGAACTAGATATTAAGAAAAATTATATCGGCGACGAAACTGTAGAAACCATTTACTTTGGAGGTGGAACACCTTCATTTATAGCAGAGAAAAATATTGAACAATTATTAAATGCTGTTTACAAGAATTATAAGGTTTGTGATTCCCCTGAAATCACAATTGAAGTTAATCCCGATGATATAAAAACTGAAAAGGCAAAATCATTTGCTTCTTTTGGTATCAACAGAATTAGCATGGGAACCCAATCTTTTAATGATAGTATCTTAAACTTTTTGAATCGAAGACATAATTCTGAACAAGCAATAGAATCAATAGACGTTTTAAAACAAACCGGTTTTAACAATATTAGTATCGATTTAATTTACGGTATTCCTAATCTGAATATTGAAGAATGGGGAAAAACAATTGACATTGCCTTAGATTTAAACATTCAACATATTTCGGCATATCATCTGAGTTTTGAAAGAGGAACTAAAATTCACAAACAACTAGAGACTAAAAAAATATTTGCCCTTCAAGATGAAGAAAGTGCTGATCAATATTCTCTTTTATGCGAAAAATTAAGAAGTAAATGTTTCGAACACTATGAAATTTCGAACTTTTCGTTACCTGAATTTAATTCAAAACATAATAGTAGCTACTGGCAAGGGAAGAAATATGTTGGTATTGGTCCGTCAGCACATTCATTTAATGGCGATTCACGACAATGGAATGTATCGGAAATTGGTAAATATATTACCAGAATTACAACAGAGAAAAAATATTTCACTAAAGAAAACCTAAGTTTAAATCAGAAATATAATGAGTTTTTATTAACTCGTTTAAGAACGAATAAGGGAATTAACTTGGAAGATATTTCAGCATTATTTGGAAATAATTATGCCGAAAGTTTTAAAAAATCTATATTATCTTTAACAAAAAATAATATTGTTAAATCAGCAAATAACAACATATACAATATTTCTGAGGAAAAGTGGTTTGTTTCTGACAATATAATTTCAGAATTATGTATAATTTAA
- the vanZ gene encoding VanZ family protein — MNSSFIKAIIWAVLIFIGSAISGDNLNSVNLIEIPGADKLIHFIWYFVLCLFIMAGTIKQRKKLSVESIIVILVSCFLYGGLLEVLQGTVFNKRSQDIFDFIANCSGALIASISFLWLYKRRFWRNVL, encoded by the coding sequence ATGAATAGTTCATTTATAAAAGCAATAATATGGGCTGTGCTAATCTTTATTGGTAGTGCAATTTCAGGTGATAACTTAAATAGTGTTAACCTGATTGAGATTCCGGGGGCAGATAAATTAATTCATTTTATATGGTACTTTGTTTTATGCCTTTTTATTATGGCAGGTACTATTAAACAAAGAAAAAAATTATCTGTTGAAAGTATTATTGTTATCTTGGTTTCTTGTTTTTTATACGGTGGATTGCTGGAAGTTTTACAAGGAACAGTATTTAATAAACGCTCACAGGATATTTTTGATTTTATAGCAAATTGTTCAGGTGCTTTAATTGCCTCAATTTCTTTTTTGTGGTTGTATAAAAGAAGATTTTGGAGAAATGTGTTATAG
- the ruvX gene encoding Holliday junction resolvase RuvX encodes MGRILAIDYGQKRVGLAVTDTLKIIATNLTTVHSSEIFDFLKNYFQKEEVELIVVGLAKKLDNTESSSMQFIKPFAEKLKTTFPLIPVDMYDERFTSKMAFQAMIDGGLGKKDRKNKALIDSVSATILLQNYLEYLNFKKR; translated from the coding sequence GTGGGTAGAATATTAGCAATTGATTATGGTCAGAAACGTGTTGGTCTTGCAGTAACAGACACTTTAAAAATTATTGCAACTAATTTAACAACTGTTCACTCGAGTGAAATATTTGATTTTCTTAAAAATTATTTTCAGAAAGAGGAGGTAGAATTAATTGTTGTAGGTTTAGCTAAAAAGCTTGACAATACCGAATCTTCATCAATGCAATTTATTAAACCATTTGCAGAAAAACTTAAAACCACTTTTCCTCTTATTCCGGTTGATATGTACGATGAGAGATTTACATCTAAAATGGCGTTTCAGGCTATGATTGATGGTGGGCTTGGAAAAAAAGACAGAAAAAACAAGGCATTAATTGATTCGGTTAGTGCGACAATCTTATTACAGAATTATTTAGAATATTTAAATTTTAAAAAGAGATGA
- a CDS encoding ComEC family competence protein, translating to MQAKVSTFSNIPFVRLVLPFILGIVFCRYFPNLPIFWIILGVTLLFLLLFVFQVIPAIRAKYSIASFWGITLNVALFLSAYTLTSQRAVKKDFFVGQKSGYLLGEIIEQPAEKEKSIKTVLEIQAIRSNNEWLSTDGKVILYFQKDKKSSALKNGDRIIFEPSLQEIENAGNPKEFDYKQYLAFHLITHQAYLKSASWHLISSKADGGILLFADNLRNEILSVLTKYGFKGDAYSVTSAITLGYTNDLDAEVKQSYISSGAMHVLSVSGLHVGVVFIVLDFLLFFLSKKKRLRIIKAVLIVLFLWGYALITGLSPSVLRAATMFSFVVIGRAFDRQTNIYNSLFSSAMLLLIINPLMLFDVGFQLSYLAVFGIVYYQPMVYRVFYIRYKIIDKLWALTSVGIAAQLVTFPLSLYYFHQFPNYFLITGLIVIPLSSLIIYLTMFLFAISAWEWGSGWVAKGLIKLVDLMNWSCQYIENLPGAVAKDIPFNMPLMFLFYLALVFVTLFIVYKHISYLRFFLVSIIFIICLSIYEKITSLNQRKLYVYNIKGVSSLNFIDGYNNVLFSDIIPEKTNILNSLKGNWLTLGVGAEKIIPFSKLNDQFLFTNILTTDNENLFFKKNFFDFYNCRIFVLREKFKLPQQITKKINVNYIILSNNVYMSISDILQVINPCQIIIDSSNSKWRINKWKEEAKILNVKCFAVTESGAFMADI from the coding sequence ATGCAGGCAAAAGTTTCGACTTTTTCTAACATCCCATTTGTAAGATTAGTTTTACCATTTATCTTAGGCATTGTTTTTTGTCGGTATTTTCCTAATCTTCCTATATTTTGGATTATTTTAGGGGTTACTTTGTTGTTTTTATTGTTATTTGTTTTTCAAGTTATTCCTGCAATTAGAGCTAAATATTCAATTGCATCATTTTGGGGAATAACACTAAATGTTGCTTTATTTCTTTCTGCTTATACCTTAACTTCACAACGTGCAGTAAAAAAAGATTTTTTTGTAGGACAGAAATCCGGATACCTTTTAGGTGAGATAATAGAGCAGCCTGCAGAGAAGGAAAAATCAATAAAAACAGTTCTCGAAATTCAGGCAATTCGTTCAAATAATGAATGGTTAAGTACTGATGGAAAAGTAATATTATATTTTCAAAAAGACAAAAAATCGTCTGCCTTAAAAAATGGTGACAGAATAATATTTGAACCCTCTTTACAGGAAATAGAAAATGCGGGGAATCCTAAGGAGTTTGATTATAAACAATATCTGGCATTTCATTTAATAACACATCAGGCATATTTGAAATCAGCAAGCTGGCATTTAATAAGCTCAAAGGCTGATGGTGGAATATTATTATTTGCAGATAACTTAAGAAATGAAATTCTTTCTGTATTGACAAAATATGGGTTCAAAGGTGATGCTTATAGTGTTACATCTGCAATAACTTTAGGCTATACAAATGATCTTGATGCTGAGGTAAAACAATCGTATATTTCTTCTGGAGCAATGCATGTGTTATCTGTTAGCGGATTGCATGTGGGAGTTGTTTTTATTGTGCTTGATTTTTTATTATTTTTTCTTTCAAAGAAGAAACGATTAAGAATTATAAAGGCTGTGTTAATTGTTCTTTTTCTATGGGGTTATGCTTTAATTACAGGATTATCACCTTCTGTTCTCAGAGCTGCAACAATGTTCAGCTTTGTTGTTATAGGTAGAGCTTTTGATAGGCAAACGAATATTTATAACTCGCTTTTTTCGTCTGCAATGCTTCTTTTAATTATTAATCCTTTAATGTTATTTGATGTTGGCTTTCAACTAAGCTATCTTGCAGTTTTTGGAATCGTATACTATCAGCCAATGGTGTATAGAGTATTTTACATTCGATATAAAATAATAGATAAGTTGTGGGCATTAACTTCTGTTGGAATTGCAGCACAGTTGGTTACTTTTCCTTTAAGTTTATATTATTTTCATCAGTTTCCTAATTATTTTTTAATTACAGGGCTTATTGTTATACCATTATCCTCGTTAATAATATACCTGACGATGTTTTTATTTGCTATTTCTGCATGGGAATGGGGATCTGGATGGGTAGCAAAAGGACTTATAAAACTTGTCGATCTAATGAATTGGTCATGTCAGTATATTGAAAATTTGCCTGGTGCAGTTGCAAAGGATATTCCATTTAATATGCCATTGATGTTTTTGTTTTATTTAGCTTTAGTCTTCGTAACATTATTCATTGTTTATAAGCATATAAGTTATTTAAGATTTTTTCTGGTTTCAATAATCTTTATTATTTGTTTGAGTATTTACGAGAAAATTACTTCGCTTAATCAAAGAAAATTATATGTATATAATATAAAAGGGGTATCGTCTTTAAATTTTATTGATGGGTATAATAATGTATTATTTAGTGATATAATACCTGAAAAGACAAATATTTTAAATTCACTAAAAGGTAATTGGTTAACGCTGGGAGTTGGCGCAGAAAAAATAATCCCCTTTTCGAAATTAAATGATCAGTTTTTATTTACAAATATTTTAACAACAGATAATGAAAATTTATTTTTCAAAAAAAACTTTTTTGATTTTTATAATTGCAGAATATTTGTATTAAGAGAAAAATTTAAATTGCCACAACAAATTACAAAAAAAATTAATGTAAATTATATAATACTTTCAAATAACGTATATATGAGTATTTCTGATATATTACAAGTTATAAATCCTTGTCAGATAATTATTGATTCTTCTAATTCAAAATGGCGAATAAATAAGTGGAAAGAAGAGGCTAAAATTCTAAATGTAAAATGCTTTGCCGTTACTGAAAGTGGAGCATTTATGGCAGATATTTAA
- a CDS encoding DUF1566 domain-containing protein has protein sequence MEIKKYTLWVLLLTTIVLQAIGFTAFSQSPQKINYQAVIRNVTGDVLPNTSLGMRVSILQGSSSGIIIYRETYSPNPLSNSYGVVNINIGAGTPQIGTFAAINWGNGPYFIKIETDPTGFTNYTLVSTNQLVSVPYAFYAEYSGSTPPKHYVGEFFEGGIIFYVDYTGNHGLICSLTDINSAMTWSDFPTTLIGATAQSDWNGQANSNAIILQSSAASTADACDNYTNPNYGSGIYSDWYLPAIDQLSLIFHAKYQLDKAIDTDGNPATIPLSKHSYWSSTECSSLSAWAFDFVTGAVIGNDKLCTPIYVRAIRDF, from the coding sequence ATGGAAATAAAGAAATATACACTTTGGGTTTTATTATTAACAACCATAGTGCTACAAGCAATTGGTTTTACTGCCTTTTCTCAATCACCACAAAAAATCAATTATCAGGCAGTTATTAGAAATGTAACTGGTGATGTTTTACCAAATACCAGTTTAGGAATGCGTGTAAGCATTTTACAAGGCTCTTCATCCGGTATTATTATTTACCGAGAAACATATTCGCCAAATCCATTATCAAATTCATATGGAGTAGTGAATATAAATATTGGTGCCGGAACTCCACAGATTGGAACCTTTGCCGCTATTAACTGGGGTAATGGTCCATATTTTATAAAAATTGAAACTGACCCTACCGGCTTTACAAATTACACACTTGTAAGTACAAATCAGTTAGTAAGTGTCCCTTATGCTTTTTATGCCGAATACAGTGGCTCTACCCCACCAAAACATTATGTAGGAGAATTTTTTGAAGGAGGAATAATTTTTTATGTTGACTACACAGGAAATCACGGTTTAATATGCAGTCTGACCGATATAAACTCTGCTATGACCTGGAGCGATTTTCCAACAACATTAATTGGAGCAACAGCACAAAGCGACTGGAATGGCCAAGCAAATTCAAATGCTATTATACTACAAAGCTCAGCTGCAAGTACAGCTGATGCCTGTGATAATTATACTAATCCCAATTATGGTAGTGGCATTTACTCAGATTGGTACTTGCCTGCAATAGACCAATTAAGTTTAATTTTTCATGCTAAATACCAACTTGATAAAGCTATTGACACTGATGGTAATCCCGCTACAATTCCATTATCTAAGCACTCATACTGGTCTTCAACTGAATGCAGCAGTTTAAGTGCCTGGGCATTTGACTTTGTTACAGGAGCAGTTATTGGAAATGATAAGCTTTGCACACCCATTTATGTTCGTGCAATTAGAGATTTTTAA
- the cysD gene encoding sulfate adenylyltransferase subunit CysD has product MKNYKITHLRELENESIYVIREVVAQFEKPTMLFSGGKDSIVMFYLARKAFWPAKVPFPLLHVDTGHNFQETLDYRDNLMKETGSTCIARLVQDSIDKGRVVEEKGINASRNKLQTVTLLDAIEEFKFDCAMGGGRRDEEKARAKERFFSHRDEFGQWDPKNQRPELWNIFNGKKRMGEHFRVFPISNWTEMDVWQYILLENIPIPSLYFNHKREVFKRDGMILATAPFMELKPDEKPEMMDVRCRTIGDISCTGLTLSKATTLEEIIREIAATRVTERGGRYDDKRSETAMEDRKKEGYF; this is encoded by the coding sequence ATGAAAAATTATAAAATCACTCATCTTCGCGAACTCGAAAACGAATCTATTTATGTTATTCGTGAAGTTGTTGCGCAATTTGAAAAACCTACCATGCTTTTTTCAGGCGGAAAAGATTCTATTGTTATGTTTTACCTTGCACGAAAAGCATTCTGGCCTGCAAAAGTTCCTTTTCCATTGTTACACGTTGATACAGGTCATAACTTTCAGGAAACGCTCGACTACCGTGATAATTTAATGAAAGAAACCGGATCAACATGCATAGCTCGTTTGGTTCAGGATTCAATTGATAAAGGTCGTGTAGTTGAAGAAAAAGGAATTAACGCCAGTCGTAACAAATTACAAACAGTTACACTTCTTGATGCTATAGAAGAATTTAAATTTGATTGTGCAATGGGAGGTGGTCGCCGCGATGAAGAAAAAGCCCGTGCTAAAGAACGTTTTTTCTCACACCGTGATGAATTTGGACAATGGGACCCAAAAAATCAACGCCCTGAATTATGGAATATATTTAATGGGAAAAAACGTATGGGTGAACATTTCAGAGTTTTTCCAATTAGTAACTGGACTGAAATGGACGTATGGCAATATATTTTACTCGAAAATATTCCTATTCCCAGCTTGTATTTTAATCACAAAAGAGAAGTATTTAAACGTGATGGGATGATACTTGCAACCGCACCCTTCATGGAGTTGAAACCTGATGAGAAACCAGAAATGATGGATGTTCGTTGCAGAACAATTGGTGATATTTCATGTACCGGATTAACTTTATCAAAAGCAACAACTCTTGAAGAAATTATTCGCGAAATTGCTGCAACACGCGTTACTGAAAGAGGTGGTCGTTATGACGATAAACGTAGCGAAACAGCAATGGAAGATCGCAAAAAAGAAGGTTATTTCTAA
- a CDS encoding four helix bundle protein, with protein MEKEELKNRTKKFAVRVFKFILTVEKGKEIDVISYQLLKSASSVAANYRATCRGKSTADFLHKLKVVDEEADESLFWLELIDELKLKCDNEELIKLIKEANELVSIFSASIKTIKSKNI; from the coding sequence ATGGAAAAAGAAGAGTTAAAAAATAGAACAAAAAAGTTTGCTGTTAGAGTATTTAAATTTATTTTAACTGTAGAAAAAGGTAAAGAAATTGACGTGATTTCTTATCAACTACTAAAATCAGCATCCTCTGTCGCTGCAAATTATCGTGCAACATGTAGAGGAAAATCTACTGCAGATTTTTTACATAAATTAAAAGTTGTAGATGAAGAAGCAGACGAAAGCTTATTCTGGCTTGAATTAATTGATGAATTAAAATTAAAATGCGATAATGAAGAACTAATTAAATTAATTAAAGAAGCAAATGAATTAGTTTCAATTTTCTCAGCTTCAATTAAAACAATTAAATCAAAAAATATTTAA
- a CDS encoding C1 family peptidase translates to MKRIVVFIFLIIMAKAGFSQNNSTSISTEVLQQIEKSFVASPNDKAIQNAVSANDVKKLTVNRDNFGKTDFFFKYKVDVTGITDQKSSGRCWMFTGLNILRPKVIKHYNLSSFEFSTNYLYFYDLLEKANLFLEGIILSSDKPMDDKTVEWFFKNPIGDGGVWNSLTNLVEKYGLVPKEVMPETNSSENTSALQRVLTTKLRECGLEIRKMKENKSTEDKIRTRKIEMLSDVYRILIINLGKPPKEFTWRYQSKDATISPIKTYTPKSFFAESLPDVNFNDYVLLMNDPSRPYFKLYEIEYDRNVIEGRNWLYINLPVDEIKKFAITSIKSNEAMYFSCDVGKQLNTDAGLLSLDNYDYQSLYGVKFGMDKKDRIITFESGSSHGMALVAADVDANEKPTKWLVENSWGASSGHSGYLAITDGWFNEYMFRVVVLKKFIDEKTLEILKQTPTKLPPWDPMFLGDN, encoded by the coding sequence ATGAAAAGAATTGTAGTTTTTATTTTTCTAATAATTATGGCTAAAGCAGGATTTTCACAAAATAATTCTACTTCAATTTCAACTGAAGTATTACAACAAATTGAAAAATCTTTTGTTGCCTCACCAAATGATAAAGCGATACAAAATGCGGTTTCTGCAAATGATGTAAAAAAGCTTACTGTAAATAGAGATAATTTCGGAAAAACAGATTTCTTTTTCAAATATAAAGTTGATGTTACCGGAATTACCGACCAAAAGAGTTCAGGTCGCTGCTGGATGTTTACAGGATTAAATATTTTAAGACCAAAAGTGATTAAACATTATAATTTAAGTTCATTTGAGTTTAGTACTAACTATTTATATTTTTATGATTTGCTCGAGAAAGCTAATCTGTTTTTAGAAGGAATTATTCTTTCATCCGACAAGCCAATGGACGATAAAACTGTTGAGTGGTTTTTTAAAAATCCGATTGGTGATGGTGGTGTGTGGAATTCATTAACAAACTTAGTTGAAAAATATGGTTTAGTTCCAAAAGAAGTGATGCCCGAAACAAACTCGAGTGAAAATACTTCAGCACTTCAACGTGTTTTAACCACAAAATTAAGAGAATGTGGTCTGGAGATAAGAAAAATGAAAGAAAACAAATCTACAGAGGATAAAATAAGAACTAGAAAAATAGAAATGTTAAGTGATGTTTATAGAATACTTATTATTAATTTAGGCAAACCACCAAAAGAATTTACATGGAGGTACCAGTCAAAAGATGCGACAATAAGTCCAATAAAAACTTATACTCCAAAATCTTTTTTTGCAGAATCTCTGCCTGATGTTAATTTTAACGATTATGTTCTTTTAATGAATGATCCATCACGACCATATTTTAAACTTTATGAAATTGAATATGACAGAAATGTTATAGAAGGTCGTAATTGGCTTTATATAAATTTGCCTGTTGATGAAATTAAGAAATTTGCAATTACATCTATAAAAAGTAACGAAGCAATGTACTTCTCGTGTGATGTAGGCAAACAATTAAATACTGATGCTGGATTGCTTTCGCTTGATAATTATGATTATCAATCTCTGTATGGTGTTAAGTTTGGTATGGATAAAAAAGACAGAATAATAACATTTGAAAGTGGTTCTTCGCATGGAATGGCACTTGTAGCTGCAGACGTTGATGCAAACGAAAAACCCACGAAATGGCTAGTCGAGAATAGTTGGGGCGCTTCATCTGGCCATAGCGGATACCTTGCAATAACAGATGGATGGTTTAACGAATATATGTTTAGAGTTGTAGTTTTAAAGAAATTTATTGATGAGAAAACATTGGAAATATTGAAACAGACTCCAACAAAATTACCACCTTGGGATCCAATGTTTCTTGGAGATAACTAG